A DNA window from Deltaproteobacteria bacterium contains the following coding sequences:
- the rpsM gene encoding 30S ribosomal protein S13 encodes MARLAGVDLPRNKRMEIALTYIHGIGRSAALKLCAEARVDPGRKTDDLTDEETTRLRRAIDAGYKVEGDLRRDVAASIKRMVDLGCYRGLRHRRNLPVRGQRTHTNARTRKGPRRAIAGKKPPPQKG; translated from the coding sequence ATGGCGCGACTCGCCGGAGTGGATCTGCCGCGCAACAAGCGCATGGAGATCGCCCTCACGTACATCCACGGCATCGGCCGGAGCGCGGCGCTCAAGCTGTGCGCCGAGGCGCGCGTCGATCCCGGGCGCAAGACCGACGACCTGACCGACGAGGAGACGACGCGGCTGCGCCGCGCGATCGACGCCGGCTACAAGGTCGAGGGCGACCTGCGCCGTGACGTCGCGGCGAGCATCAAGCGCATGGTCGACCTCGGCTGCTACCGCGGGCTGCGCCACCGGCGGAACCTGCCGGTGCGGGGCCAGCGGACGCACACCAACGCGCGCACGCGCAAGGGGCCGCGGCGCGCCATCGCGGGCAAGAAGCCGCCGCCCCAGAAGGGATGA
- the rpmD gene encoding 50S ribosomal protein L30, which translates to MKDRIVKATLSRSAIGTSPRQRSTLRGLGLTRRGKAVLLKDSPAVRGMLRLVAHLVAVEE; encoded by the coding sequence ATGAAGGATCGCATCGTCAAGGCGACCCTCAGCCGGAGCGCGATCGGGACGAGCCCGCGCCAGCGCTCCACCCTGCGCGGCCTCGGCCTCACGCGGCGCGGCAAGGCGGTGCTCCTCAAGGACTCGCCCGCGGTGCGCGGCATGCTGCGCCTGGTGGCGCACCTGGTGGCGGTGGAGGAGTAG
- a CDS encoding adenylate kinase, producing the protein MRHLVMGTPGAGKGTQAKLLASRFGACHVSTGDLLREAARRGSQLGLEAKRSMEQGRLVPDEVVIDLVAERLDAADCQGGFLLDGFPRTLAQARALDALLARRGQPLGGVLLITLPREAALERLAGRRVCEQCGAMFHLRFGPPAQADRCDRCGGRLVQRADDREETVRHRMEVYGRETAPVLEHYRAAGLLREVDGAGSPEDVFRRLAASV; encoded by the coding sequence CTGAGGCACCTCGTTATGGGAACGCCGGGCGCAGGCAAGGGGACGCAGGCGAAGCTGCTGGCGAGCCGCTTCGGCGCGTGCCACGTCTCGACCGGCGACCTGCTGCGCGAGGCGGCGCGCCGCGGCTCGCAACTCGGGCTCGAGGCCAAGCGCTCCATGGAGCAGGGCCGGCTGGTCCCCGACGAGGTCGTGATCGACCTCGTCGCCGAGCGCCTCGACGCCGCCGACTGCCAGGGCGGCTTCCTCCTCGACGGTTTCCCGCGCACGCTGGCGCAGGCGCGGGCGCTCGACGCGCTGCTCGCGCGCCGCGGCCAGCCGCTCGGCGGCGTCCTCCTGATCACCCTGCCGCGCGAGGCCGCGCTCGAGCGCCTCGCCGGCCGGCGCGTGTGCGAGCAGTGCGGCGCCATGTTCCACCTGCGCTTCGGTCCACCCGCGCAGGCGGACCGCTGCGATCGCTGCGGCGGCCGGCTCGTGCAGCGCGCCGACGACCGCGAGGAGACCGTGCGCCACCGCATGGAGGTCTACGGGCGCGAGACCGCGCCCGTGCTCGAGCACTACCGGGCCGCCGGGCTCCTGCGCGAGGTCGACGGCGCCGGCAGCCCCGAGGACGTCTTCCGGCGCCTGGCGGCGAGCGTGTGA
- the rpsK gene encoding 30S ribosomal protein S11 — MAKQKEAPAAEKPAAAAPEAASARRKKAKRMVAEGVVHIHSTFNNTIISISDAQGNVVAWSSAGAVGFKGSRKGTPFAAQVAAEAAARKAGELGMRQVQVFVKGPGAGREAALRSLQAAGFTVNLIKDVTPIPHNGCRPPKRRRV; from the coding sequence ATGGCGAAGCAGAAGGAGGCGCCCGCCGCCGAGAAGCCGGCCGCGGCCGCGCCCGAGGCGGCGTCGGCGCGCCGCAAGAAAGCGAAGCGCATGGTGGCGGAGGGAGTGGTGCACATCCACTCCACCTTCAACAATACCATCATCAGCATCAGCGACGCGCAGGGCAACGTGGTGGCATGGTCGAGCGCGGGAGCGGTCGGCTTCAAGGGCTCGCGCAAGGGCACGCCCTTCGCCGCCCAGGTGGCGGCCGAGGCCGCGGCGCGCAAGGCCGGCGAGCTCGGCATGCGCCAGGTGCAGGTCTTCGTGAAGGGGCCGGGGGCGGGGCGTGAGGCCGCGCTGCGCAGCCTCCAGGCGGCGGGATTCACGGTGAACCTGATCAAGGACGTCACCCCCATCCCGCACAACGGCTGCCGGCCGCCCAAGCGGCGGCGGGTCTGA
- the secY gene encoding preprotein translocase subunit SecY — MLEGFANAPRVPELRRRLLFSAVALAVYRLGVAIPTPGIDTAALKSYFDQARGLLGLIGVFTGGALERFSIFSLGIMPYISASIILQLLTVVIPYLEKLSKEGELGRRKITQYTRYGTVLLSMVQSLFIARGLETIQAPGGGGVVFEPGWHFRIMTMITLTTGTAFIMWLGEQISERGIGNGISLIIFAGIVAGMPGAAGTVANFVRHGEWSIFRAVAMALLMVAVVAAIIYMERAQRRIQVAYAKRMVGRRMYSGQSSHLPLKINTSGVIPPIFASSILLFPSTVTGFIDHPAARWVQDHLQPGSWLYMLVYVGLIVFFCYFYTAVTFNPADVADNMKKFGGYIPGIRPGPRTAEYIDRILTRITLTGALYVAAVCVLPTILISRYNVPFYFGGTALLIVVGVALDTVSAMETHMITRSYEGFMKGGRIRGRR, encoded by the coding sequence ATGCTTGAAGGCTTCGCCAACGCCCCGCGGGTGCCCGAGCTCAGGCGGCGGCTTCTCTTCAGCGCCGTCGCCCTCGCCGTCTACCGCCTCGGGGTCGCCATCCCGACACCCGGCATCGACACCGCCGCCCTCAAGTCCTACTTCGACCAGGCGCGCGGCCTCCTCGGCCTGATCGGCGTGTTCACGGGCGGCGCGCTCGAGCGTTTCTCGATTTTCTCGCTCGGCATCATGCCCTACATCAGCGCGAGCATCATCCTCCAGCTGCTCACGGTCGTGATCCCCTACCTGGAGAAGCTCTCCAAGGAGGGTGAGCTCGGCCGGCGCAAGATCACCCAGTACACACGCTACGGCACGGTGCTGCTGTCGATGGTGCAGAGCCTGTTCATCGCGCGCGGCCTGGAGACCATCCAGGCCCCCGGGGGCGGCGGCGTGGTGTTCGAGCCCGGTTGGCACTTCCGGATCATGACCATGATCACGCTCACCACCGGGACCGCCTTCATCATGTGGCTCGGCGAGCAGATCAGCGAGCGCGGCATCGGGAACGGGATCTCGCTCATAATCTTCGCGGGCATCGTGGCGGGGATGCCGGGCGCCGCGGGCACGGTCGCCAACTTCGTGCGGCACGGCGAATGGTCGATCTTCCGGGCGGTCGCGATGGCGCTCCTCATGGTCGCGGTGGTGGCGGCCATCATCTACATGGAGCGCGCGCAGCGTCGCATCCAGGTGGCGTACGCCAAACGCATGGTGGGCCGGCGGATGTACAGCGGGCAGAGCTCGCACCTGCCGCTCAAGATCAACACCTCGGGCGTGATCCCGCCCATCTTCGCCTCCTCGATACTCCTCTTCCCGAGCACGGTGACCGGCTTCATCGACCACCCCGCGGCGCGCTGGGTGCAGGACCACCTCCAGCCGGGCAGCTGGCTCTACATGCTGGTGTACGTCGGGCTCATCGTCTTCTTCTGCTACTTCTACACGGCTGTCACCTTCAATCCGGCCGACGTCGCCGACAACATGAAGAAGTTCGGCGGCTACATCCCCGGTATCCGGCCGGGGCCGAGGACGGCGGAGTACATCGACCGCATCCTCACGCGCATCACGTTGACGGGCGCGCTCTACGTGGCCGCGGTCTGCGTGCTGCCGACCATCCTGATCAGCCGCTACAACGTGCCCTTCTACTTCGGCGGCACGGCCCTCCTGATCGTCGTCGGCGTCGCGCTCGACACGGTGTCGGCGATGGAGACGCACATGATCACCCGCAGCTACGAGGGCTTCATGAAGGGCGGCCGCATCCGGGGGCGGCGGTAG
- the infA gene encoding translation initiation factor IF-1, which produces MQGDAIAVSGTVSRLMPNALVRVLLDNGHQVLAHVSGALRMRYLRIAPGDKVTVEISPLDLSRGRITARTR; this is translated from the coding sequence ATGCAAGGCGACGCGATCGCCGTCAGCGGGACCGTCTCGCGGCTCATGCCGAACGCGCTCGTCCGCGTGCTGCTCGACAACGGCCACCAGGTGCTGGCCCACGTCTCGGGCGCGCTGCGCATGCGGTATCTTCGCATCGCGCCGGGCGACAAGGTGACGGTCGAGATCTCGCCGCTCGACCTGTCGCGGGGCCGGATCACGGCGCGCACGAGGTAG
- the map gene encoding type I methionyl aminopeptidase has product MILLKSKDDIEHMRRANVIVAEILAAVRGHVRPGVATAELDALAEELTLRRGARPAFKGYTVAGRVFPASICISINDEVVHGIPSRKRTLREGDIVGLDFGVCYRGYYGDAALTVPVGRVTAEAERLMEVTRAALVAGIEAAQAGGHVADISGAIQDTAEAAGYSLVRDFVGHGIGRSLHEDPQVPNYRTGARGVRLEEGLVVAIEPMVCAGRPEVYVKEDGWTAATRDGRLSAHFEHSVAVTGNGPYILSLP; this is encoded by the coding sequence ATGATCCTGCTCAAGTCGAAGGACGACATCGAGCACATGCGGCGGGCGAACGTGATCGTCGCCGAGATCCTGGCCGCGGTGCGAGGGCACGTCCGGCCGGGCGTCGCCACCGCCGAGCTCGACGCGCTCGCCGAGGAGCTGACGCTCAGGCGCGGCGCGCGGCCGGCGTTCAAGGGCTACACGGTGGCCGGCCGCGTCTTCCCCGCCTCGATCTGCATCTCGATCAACGACGAGGTGGTGCACGGCATCCCGTCGCGCAAGCGCACGCTGCGCGAAGGAGACATCGTGGGACTCGACTTCGGGGTCTGCTACCGCGGCTACTACGGCGACGCGGCCCTGACCGTGCCGGTCGGGCGCGTGACGGCCGAGGCGGAGCGGCTGATGGAGGTCACCCGGGCGGCGCTCGTGGCCGGCATCGAGGCGGCCCAGGCCGGCGGCCACGTGGCCGACATCTCGGGCGCCATCCAGGACACGGCCGAGGCGGCGGGCTACTCGCTGGTGCGCGACTTCGTCGGCCACGGCATCGGACGCAGCCTGCACGAGGATCCGCAGGTGCCGAACTACCGCACCGGCGCGCGGGGCGTGCGCCTCGAGGAGGGCCTCGTGGTCGCCATAGAGCCGATGGTGTGCGCCGGGCGCCCCGAGGTCTACGTCAAGGAGGACGGCTGGACGGCGGCGACGCGCGACGGGCGGCTCTCGGCGCACTTCGAGCACTCCGTTGCGGTGACCGGCAACGGCCCGTATATTTTGAGTTTACCCTGA
- a CDS encoding 50S ribosomal protein L15, whose product MHLGQLHPAPGASRAPKRVGRGPGSGQGKTAGRGHKGRRSRSGGNSPPGYEGGQMPLQRRLPKRGFRPVARVPYAIVNLGQLAAFPAGSMVGPEELRARGLVRGRHPVKCLADGALPHALTVRLQAFSKRARELIAAAGGSAEVLDA is encoded by the coding sequence GTGCATCTCGGACAGCTCCATCCCGCCCCGGGGGCGAGCCGCGCGCCGAAGCGCGTCGGCCGCGGCCCCGGCTCGGGCCAGGGCAAGACGGCCGGCCGCGGCCACAAGGGGCGGCGCTCGCGCTCGGGCGGCAACAGCCCGCCCGGCTACGAGGGCGGCCAGATGCCGCTCCAGCGGCGGCTCCCGAAGCGCGGCTTCCGCCCGGTCGCGCGCGTGCCGTACGCGATCGTGAACCTCGGCCAGCTCGCGGCCTTCCCCGCGGGCAGCATGGTGGGGCCCGAGGAGCTGCGCGCGCGCGGGCTGGTGCGCGGCCGCCATCCCGTCAAGTGCCTCGCCGACGGCGCGCTGCCGCACGCACTCACGGTGCGGCTGCAGGCGTTCAGCAAGCGCGCCCGGGAGCTGATCGCCGCCGCGGGCGGCAGTGCGGAGGTACTCGATGCTTGA
- the rpmJ gene encoding 50S ribosomal protein L36, whose amino-acid sequence MKVRASIRTICKKCKVIRRAGVVRVLCTNPRHKQRQG is encoded by the coding sequence ATGAAGGTGCGGGCTTCGATCAGGACGATCTGCAAGAAGTGCAAGGTGATCCGCCGCGCGGGCGTGGTGCGCGTGCTGTGCACCAACCCGCGCCACAAGCAGCGGCAGGGGTAG